A single window of Pseudomonas benzenivorans DNA harbors:
- a CDS encoding peroxidase family protein: MANFIKSDLEFILQQILIAEGDANGEDILSLLPNTLVPFGLRTVDGSNNNLLNGQTEFGAADNLFPRMLDPVFRPAEAGTSYAQTSGMVIDSQPRTISNLIVDQTITNPAAVQAYVDAGMGVLADGSQLDGGGIPFPVGTLLDIDGNEVPAGQSLFLPNTAPDEGLSAPFNSWFIFFGQFFDHGLDLVQKGGSGLVFMPLQPDDPLFVPGGTTNFMVLTRATNQPGPDGILGTADDVHEHLNQTSPFVDQNQTYSSHPSHQVFLRAYELDASGKPVSTGRLINNRDLGPDGEFGTADDVLGTGMATWAVVKAQARALLGIDLTDADVTDLPLLATDAYGKFIPGVNGYPQVVMLGPDGIPGTADDFLVEGDPLAPISLTGAVRTGQAFLVDIAHDANPIDSQTGDMLAADSDSALGLSEPGTFDNELLDAHFITGDGRVNENIGLTAIHHVFHSEHNRLVELTKEVAIEAANAGDLAFLNQWLLTPVAAVPADLSTLDWNGERLFQAAKFGTEMQYQHLVFEEFARKVQPQVDEFLAPDGFDATIDPSIVAEFAHTVYRFGHSMLTETVNRLDPNFVSSDMGLIEAFLNPLAFDQVGGVTVTPEQAAGALVRGLTRQAGNEVDEFVTGALRSNLLGLPLDLPAINIARGRDAGIPSLNAARRSFYEATADSQLKPYTSWVDLLGNLKHELSLINFIAAYGTHSTITNATTMADKRAAAMELVFGVDENGDSVVPDDRLDFLNGTGMWASGADGVTTTGVDDIDFWIGGLAEVQMPFGGLLGSTFNFVFETQMEALQSGDRFYYLGRLAGLNFLTEMEDNSFAKLVMRHTDALHLPADIFSTPGLILEADQTRQFNEGLGMADPVGDDPLIPLVIRDDPGTDAVETNYLHYTGDEHVVLGGTDGDDTLISSIGDDTLWGDAGNDRLEGGDGNDVIEGGDGDDIITDMGGDDVLKGNDGNDVIQGGNGENLILGGFGKDFIITGEDVSETFAGPGDDFIYGSPLNLPTFGNEGDDWIELGTSDGAGGDNFDPQEASTVAGHDVFITGGGFDEVDGEGGDDIMMGSEGEDHFGGGGGFDWVGYKFARFGVSVDMLVSDLIEPPVAASNQGILDRFVQVEGLFGSAEGDILRGDHSNAATINVDGAQNSTLNAAGIAMIDGLQAFLDDMLAPGTASFSGGNIILGGGGSDIIEGRGGDDLIDGERTLNVRISVRENLDGTGAEIASFDSMKPMIPLMLNGTYNPGQLVIVREILVDTASFDTAVFTGNFSSLDPDLGVVLDDYVISRDDKGTADLSDDVFTVVDLFLDGDGVDQLRGIERLQFNDIAFVRDDTTGEFVEQVAGTQQFGNWSPDGLIQVSGAVQVGQLLSASVAGITDGDNAGGTLGGRPISYIWQVDTFGDGVFEDIVALGGGNPATQLGNTFRVTPDLEGLALRVKAIYRDDAGTTEMVFSAATVPVADGVFPTPAAIPAESPTVSPGGGLHLIRSDLQFILEQIFISEQHAAGADLLSLLPNSRVPFGLRTVDGSLNNLVQGQSGFGATDEGFPLLLDQQFRDDQDGDSFGPVTNTNYASTTDVADADPRIISNLIADQTITNPSAVQAFLDAGLGTQMLDAVTGDPLFNADGTPRILDLDGVEIPRGQTLTIPNTAPDEGLSAPFNAWFTFFGQFFDHGLDLVQKGGNGNVFVPLQPDDPLITHGPDGIAGTGDELTNPGQQFMLLTRATNVDVQPGADGVLGTSDDIHIHNNQTSPFVDQNQTYASHPAHQVFLRAYELNGTQPVATGELITNRDVGADGIFGTADDTDIGGMATWAIVKAQARDILGIELSDHDALNVPLVAVDPYGNFIPGDNGRVQLVTVGPDGLPGTADDVLVEGDPSAPISTATAVRTGHSFLVDIAHSANPFGPDGMPRTADTDTAVGLSNGVDPVTGDPIPTAGSFDNELLEAHFMAGDGRVNENIALTSVHHVFHSEHNRVVAHTKDVVLASNDVDFINNWLLTPIAALPTTQLEIDALQWNGERLFHVAKFTTEMEYQHLVFEEFARKIQPQVDVFLGEGQGYNGEINPAIVAEFAHAVYRFGHTMLLETVDRLDPNYVSSEVGLIQAFLNPLEFSQNGTLTPEEAAGAIARGVTRQAGNEIDNFVTEALRNNLLGLPLDLPAINIARARDTGTPSLNAARRDFWENTGDSQLTPYSSWVDFSMNMRHPTSLVNFIAAYGTHAELLAADVDTLAEKRAVAAALVLGGSAVINAGGVGGAERTFVADDVDRVAFLNSTGIYAMVDGLTTTGVDDIDLWVGGLAERQMPFGGMLGSTFNFVFENQLEKLQNGDRFYYLERTAGLNFLSELENNSFARMIMANTDATHLPGDVFSTPGFILEVDQTQQFTGLGIDGRDDPDSGVLLTPDVIRDNPDTPGADTNYLRYTGDEHIVLGGTALDDIMISSIGDDTLHGDEGNDRLEGGDGNDIVLGGAGDDILTDQGGEDNMQGGDGNDAIHGGNSIDLILGGFGKDFIVTGEDGDETFGGPGNDFILGDIADEFVFGNEGDDWLELGMADGSAGDNFDVRGLDATIGNDVFIGGGSIDRMNGEGGDDVMMGNGGPTDRYIGGSGFDWALFRDNPEGAYVDMRLRAFNEVILPPSNGSSLARFESTEGLSGSAHSDILLGDDFDAAMIAASGFRGSVLTNISLVEGLQGFLDGMLGTPTIPTVTSFGAGNIILGGDGSDLLQGNGGDDLIDGDLWMNVRISVRENSDGTGAEIGSANSMAELVDDVFAGIINPGQLVIVREILPGDGGFNFDTAMYAGPLANYTIIENANGTFTVTDNGPDGLGGVEGSDTLRNIERLQFNDQSVVLVPGLNEEPVGLASINDNTPEVGSLLSANVDTVTDADNPGIGRVTGPVSYQWQADFTATGVYEDIVVITGLGDEHANDQTFRVTEDLAGLQLRVKAVYQDTNGVLETVFSAPTGLVAPVSVNDAPVGTMLISDTTPNVGQQLTATRAFTDPDGPVQPVLSYQWQAGTGGVFSNILGATAASFAPSLGLTGQELRVVVSYTDDLGNLETVTSLPTAGVVNLITDTIANDGVLNGTAFDDVIQGLAGDDVLNGGLGDDTLIGGLGNDTLRGREGNDTMIGGVGNDVYEVTDAGDVVIELAGEGMDTIWTGLLSYTLGANVENLVYSGSGNFTGTGNALANSIYGGSGNDVLSGGAGNDALIGGLGNDILRGREGNDTMIGGVGNDVYEVTDTGDVVIELAGEGTDTIWTGLLSYTLGANVENLVYSGSGNFTGTGNALANSIYGGSGNDVLSGGAGNDALIGGLGNDILRGREGNDTMIGGVGNDVYEVTDAGDVVIELAGEGMDTIWTGLLSYTLGANVENLVYSGSGNFTGTGNALANSIYGGSGNDVLSGGAGNDALIGGLGNDILRGREGNDTMIGGVGNDVYEVTDAGDVVIELAGEGMDTIWTGLLSYTLGANVENLVYSGSGNFTGTGNALANSIYGGSGNDVLNGGAGNDALIGGLGNDTFMFGVGFGDDRIIDFDDDPTGGQDLLDIAALGVTDANFATNVTIADVGADTLVSVAGGSIRLVGIADATTITQADFTLALL; this comes from the coding sequence ATGGCTAATTTCATCAAATCCGACCTTGAGTTCATTCTGCAGCAGATCCTCATCGCAGAGGGCGATGCGAACGGCGAAGACATCCTGTCGCTGCTTCCCAATACCCTGGTGCCTTTCGGGCTGCGCACCGTCGATGGCTCCAACAACAACCTGCTTAACGGGCAGACTGAGTTCGGTGCGGCCGACAACCTGTTCCCGCGCATGCTCGATCCGGTGTTCCGTCCGGCGGAAGCCGGCACCTCGTACGCCCAGACGAGTGGCATGGTGATCGACTCGCAACCGCGCACGATTTCCAACCTGATCGTCGATCAGACCATTACCAATCCCGCAGCGGTGCAGGCGTACGTCGATGCCGGCATGGGCGTTCTGGCAGACGGCAGCCAGCTCGACGGCGGCGGTATACCGTTCCCCGTCGGCACCCTGCTGGACATCGATGGTAATGAGGTGCCGGCCGGGCAATCGCTGTTCCTGCCCAATACCGCGCCTGACGAGGGCTTGTCGGCGCCGTTCAACAGCTGGTTCATCTTCTTCGGCCAGTTCTTCGACCACGGTCTCGACCTGGTGCAGAAGGGTGGCAGTGGCCTGGTGTTCATGCCGCTGCAGCCTGACGACCCGCTGTTTGTTCCAGGCGGTACGACCAACTTCATGGTGTTGACGCGGGCGACCAACCAGCCGGGTCCCGATGGCATCCTCGGCACCGCGGATGACGTGCACGAGCACCTCAACCAGACTTCGCCCTTCGTCGATCAGAACCAGACCTACAGCTCGCACCCGTCGCACCAGGTATTTCTGCGCGCCTACGAGCTGGATGCGTCCGGCAAGCCGGTGTCGACCGGCAGGCTGATCAACAACCGGGACCTCGGACCCGACGGTGAGTTCGGCACCGCGGACGATGTGCTCGGCACTGGCATGGCCACCTGGGCCGTGGTCAAGGCCCAGGCGCGTGCGCTGCTGGGTATTGACCTGACCGATGCCGACGTGACCGATCTTCCGCTGCTGGCCACCGATGCCTACGGCAAGTTCATTCCCGGTGTGAACGGCTACCCGCAAGTGGTGATGCTCGGGCCAGACGGGATTCCGGGTACCGCCGACGACTTCCTGGTGGAAGGTGACCCCCTGGCGCCGATCAGCCTGACCGGCGCGGTGCGCACCGGCCAGGCCTTCCTGGTCGATATCGCCCATGATGCCAACCCCATCGATAGCCAGACCGGCGACATGCTGGCCGCCGACTCCGACAGCGCACTCGGCCTGTCGGAGCCTGGCACCTTCGATAACGAGTTGCTCGATGCCCACTTCATCACCGGCGATGGTCGGGTCAACGAGAACATCGGCCTGACCGCGATTCACCATGTGTTCCATTCCGAGCACAACCGCCTGGTCGAACTGACCAAGGAGGTCGCGATCGAGGCGGCGAATGCCGGCGACCTGGCCTTCCTCAACCAGTGGCTGCTGACCCCGGTGGCCGCGGTTCCGGCCGACCTGTCGACACTGGACTGGAACGGCGAGCGGCTGTTCCAGGCCGCCAAGTTCGGCACCGAGATGCAGTACCAGCACCTGGTGTTCGAGGAGTTCGCCCGTAAGGTCCAGCCCCAGGTGGATGAGTTCCTGGCGCCGGATGGTTTCGACGCCACCATCGATCCGAGCATCGTCGCGGAGTTTGCCCATACGGTCTACCGCTTCGGTCACTCGATGCTGACCGAGACGGTCAACCGCCTGGACCCTAATTTTGTCTCCAGTGACATGGGCTTGATCGAGGCCTTCCTCAATCCCCTGGCGTTCGATCAGGTCGGTGGCGTAACCGTCACCCCCGAACAGGCCGCCGGCGCCCTGGTGCGTGGGCTGACCCGCCAGGCCGGTAACGAGGTCGACGAGTTCGTCACCGGCGCGCTGCGCAGTAATCTGCTCGGCCTGCCGCTGGACCTGCCGGCCATCAACATCGCCCGCGGGCGGGATGCCGGCATACCGTCGCTGAACGCGGCGCGTCGTTCGTTCTACGAGGCGACCGCCGACAGCCAGCTCAAGCCCTATACCAGCTGGGTCGACCTGCTGGGCAATCTCAAGCATGAGCTGTCGTTGATCAACTTCATCGCCGCCTACGGCACCCACTCGACCATCACCAATGCCACCACCATGGCGGACAAGCGTGCCGCCGCCATGGAGCTGGTATTCGGCGTCGATGAGAACGGTGACAGCGTAGTCCCGGATGATCGCCTGGACTTCCTCAATGGCACCGGGATGTGGGCCAGTGGCGCCGATGGCGTGACCACCACCGGCGTCGATGACATCGACTTCTGGATCGGCGGCCTGGCCGAGGTGCAGATGCCCTTCGGCGGCCTGCTCGGCTCGACCTTCAACTTCGTCTTCGAGACCCAGATGGAGGCGCTGCAGAGCGGCGACCGCTTCTACTACCTGGGCCGCCTGGCCGGCCTGAATTTCCTCACCGAGATGGAAGACAACTCCTTCGCCAAGCTGGTGATGCGCCACACCGATGCGCTGCACCTGCCGGCGGACATCTTCTCGACCCCTGGCTTGATTCTCGAGGCCGACCAGACCCGCCAGTTCAATGAAGGGCTCGGCATGGCCGACCCGGTCGGTGACGACCCGCTGATTCCGCTGGTGATCCGCGACGATCCCGGCACCGACGCGGTGGAAACCAACTACCTACATTACACCGGTGACGAGCACGTGGTGCTCGGCGGCACCGATGGCGACGACACCCTGATCTCCAGCATCGGCGACGACACCCTGTGGGGCGACGCGGGTAACGACCGCCTCGAGGGCGGTGACGGCAACGACGTCATCGAGGGCGGTGATGGCGATGACATCATCACCGACATGGGTGGCGACGATGTACTCAAGGGTAACGACGGCAACGACGTGATCCAGGGTGGTAACGGCGAGAACCTGATTCTCGGTGGCTTCGGCAAGGACTTCATCATCACCGGTGAAGACGTGTCCGAGACCTTTGCCGGTCCTGGCGACGACTTCATCTACGGCTCGCCACTGAACCTGCCGACCTTCGGTAACGAGGGCGACGACTGGATCGAGCTCGGCACCTCCGATGGTGCCGGCGGCGACAACTTCGACCCGCAGGAGGCCAGCACCGTCGCCGGCCATGACGTGTTCATCACCGGCGGCGGCTTCGACGAAGTCGACGGCGAGGGCGGCGACGACATCATGATGGGCTCCGAGGGCGAGGATCACTTCGGCGGCGGCGGTGGCTTCGACTGGGTCGGCTACAAGTTCGCCCGCTTCGGCGTCAGCGTCGACATGCTGGTCAGTGACCTGATCGAGCCGCCGGTGGCGGCGTCCAACCAGGGCATCCTCGACCGCTTCGTTCAGGTCGAAGGCCTGTTCGGTTCCGCCGAGGGCGACATCCTGCGCGGCGACCATTCCAATGCTGCGACCATCAACGTCGATGGTGCCCAGAACAGCACCCTCAATGCCGCGGGCATCGCCATGATCGACGGCCTGCAGGCCTTCCTCGACGACATGCTGGCACCGGGCACGGCCAGCTTTAGTGGCGGCAACATCATCCTCGGCGGTGGCGGCAGCGACATCATCGAAGGTCGCGGCGGCGACGACCTGATCGACGGCGAGCGTACCCTCAACGTGCGTATCAGCGTGCGTGAGAATCTCGACGGCACAGGGGCGGAGATCGCCAGCTTCGACAGCATGAAGCCGATGATCCCGCTGATGCTCAACGGCACCTACAACCCGGGCCAGCTGGTGATCGTGCGGGAGATTCTGGTCGATACGGCCAGCTTCGACACCGCGGTGTTTACCGGCAACTTCTCCAGCCTGGATCCGGACTTGGGCGTGGTGCTGGATGACTACGTGATCAGCCGCGATGACAAGGGCACGGCGGACCTCAGCGACGATGTGTTCACAGTAGTCGACCTGTTCCTCGACGGTGACGGCGTCGACCAGTTGCGCGGTATCGAGCGGTTGCAATTCAACGATATCGCCTTCGTGCGCGACGACACCACCGGCGAGTTCGTCGAGCAGGTCGCCGGTACCCAGCAGTTCGGCAACTGGTCACCAGACGGTTTGATTCAGGTGAGCGGTGCGGTGCAGGTGGGCCAGTTGCTGAGCGCATCGGTTGCCGGTATCACCGATGGCGACAATGCCGGCGGCACACTTGGCGGCCGGCCGATCAGCTATATCTGGCAGGTCGACACCTTCGGCGATGGCGTCTTCGAGGACATCGTCGCCCTGGGCGGCGGCAACCCGGCGACCCAGCTGGGCAATACCTTCCGCGTGACTCCGGACCTGGAAGGCCTGGCGCTGCGCGTCAAGGCCATCTACCGGGATGATGCCGGCACCACCGAGATGGTGTTCTCCGCTGCGACCGTGCCGGTGGCGGACGGCGTCTTCCCGACCCCGGCGGCCATACCCGCCGAATCACCGACGGTCAGCCCCGGCGGCGGCCTGCACCTGATCCGTTCGGACCTGCAGTTCATCCTCGAGCAGATCTTCATCTCCGAGCAGCACGCCGCAGGCGCGGACCTGCTGTCATTGCTGCCCAACTCGCGGGTGCCGTTCGGCCTGCGTACGGTGGATGGTTCGCTCAACAACCTGGTGCAGGGACAGAGCGGCTTCGGTGCGACCGATGAAGGCTTCCCGTTGCTGCTGGATCAGCAGTTCCGCGATGACCAGGATGGCGACAGCTTCGGTCCTGTCACTAATACCAACTACGCCTCGACCACCGATGTGGCCGACGCCGATCCGCGCATCATCAGCAACCTGATTGCCGACCAGACCATCACCAATCCGTCTGCCGTGCAGGCCTTCCTCGATGCTGGTCTGGGCACTCAGATGCTCGATGCGGTCACCGGCGATCCGCTGTTCAACGCCGATGGCACCCCGCGGATTCTCGATCTGGATGGCGTGGAAATACCGCGTGGCCAGACCCTGACCATCCCCAATACGGCGCCGGATGAGGGCCTGTCGGCGCCGTTCAACGCCTGGTTTACCTTCTTCGGCCAGTTCTTCGACCACGGCCTGGACCTGGTGCAGAAGGGCGGCAACGGTAACGTGTTCGTGCCGCTGCAGCCGGATGATCCGCTGATTACCCACGGTCCTGATGGCATCGCCGGTACCGGCGACGAGCTGACCAACCCGGGCCAGCAGTTCATGCTGCTGACCCGCGCCACCAACGTGGACGTGCAGCCGGGCGCTGACGGCGTGCTGGGTACGTCTGATGACATCCACATTCACAACAACCAGACCTCGCCGTTCGTCGATCAGAACCAGACCTATGCCTCGCACCCCGCGCATCAAGTGTTCCTGCGCGCTTACGAGCTCAATGGGACCCAACCGGTGGCAACTGGCGAGCTGATCACCAACCGTGATGTCGGCGCAGACGGCATCTTCGGCACCGCCGACGATACGGACATCGGCGGCATGGCCACCTGGGCGATCGTCAAGGCCCAGGCCCGCGATATCCTCGGTATCGAGCTCAGCGACCACGATGCCCTCAATGTGCCGCTGGTGGCGGTCGATCCCTACGGTAACTTCATTCCGGGCGATAATGGCCGCGTGCAGCTGGTCACAGTGGGACCCGATGGATTGCCTGGTACGGCGGACGATGTGCTGGTCGAGGGCGATCCGTCTGCGCCGATCAGCACCGCGACGGCTGTGCGCACCGGCCATAGCTTCCTGGTGGATATCGCCCATTCGGCCAATCCGTTCGGCCCGGACGGCATGCCTCGGACGGCCGATACCGATACTGCGGTTGGCTTGTCCAATGGTGTGGACCCGGTTACCGGCGATCCTATTCCGACTGCAGGCTCCTTCGATAACGAGCTGCTCGAAGCGCACTTCATGGCCGGCGACGGCCGGGTCAACGAGAACATCGCGCTGACCTCCGTCCACCATGTGTTCCACTCCGAGCACAACCGCGTGGTGGCGCACACCAAGGACGTGGTGCTGGCGTCGAACGATGTCGACTTCATCAATAACTGGCTGCTCACCCCGATCGCGGCGCTGCCGACCACCCAGCTCGAGATCGACGCGCTCCAGTGGAACGGCGAGCGCCTGTTCCACGTGGCCAAGTTCACCACCGAGATGGAATATCAGCATCTGGTGTTCGAGGAATTCGCCCGCAAGATCCAGCCGCAGGTCGACGTGTTCCTCGGCGAGGGTCAGGGCTACAACGGCGAGATCAACCCGGCGATCGTTGCCGAGTTCGCCCATGCCGTGTACCGCTTCGGCCACACCATGCTGCTGGAAACGGTCGATCGCCTGGATCCTAACTACGTCTCGAGCGAGGTCGGCCTGATCCAGGCCTTCCTCAATCCGCTGGAGTTCAGCCAGAACGGCACCCTGACCCCAGAAGAGGCGGCGGGCGCCATCGCCCGCGGCGTGACCCGCCAGGCCGGTAACGAGATCGACAACTTCGTCACCGAGGCCCTGCGCAACAACCTGCTGGGCCTACCGCTGGACCTGCCTGCGATCAACATCGCCCGGGCCCGGGATACCGGTACGCCTTCGCTTAACGCGGCGCGCCGCGACTTCTGGGAGAACACCGGCGACAGCCAGCTCACGCCTTATTCGAGCTGGGTCGATTTCTCGATGAACATGCGTCATCCGACCTCGCTGGTTAACTTCATCGCCGCCTACGGCACCCATGCCGAACTGCTGGCAGCCGATGTCGACACCCTGGCCGAGAAGCGCGCGGTGGCCGCGGCGCTGGTACTGGGCGGCAGTGCGGTGATCAATGCCGGCGGTGTCGGTGGCGCAGAGCGAACCTTCGTGGCCGACGACGTCGACCGTGTCGCCTTCCTCAACAGCACCGGCATCTACGCCATGGTGGATGGCCTGACCACCACCGGCGTCGACGACATCGACCTCTGGGTCGGTGGCCTGGCCGAGCGGCAGATGCCGTTTGGCGGCATGCTCGGCTCGACCTTCAACTTCGTGTTCGAGAACCAGTTGGAGAAACTGCAGAACGGCGACCGCTTCTACTACCTGGAGCGCACCGCGGGGCTGAACTTCCTCTCTGAACTGGAGAACAACTCCTTCGCCCGCATGATCATGGCCAACACCGATGCCACGCACCTGCCGGGTGACGTGTTCTCGACCCCGGGCTTCATCCTCGAGGTCGACCAGACCCAGCAGTTCACCGGGCTTGGCATTGACGGTCGAGATGACCCAGACAGCGGGGTTCTATTGACCCCGGATGTGATCCGCGACAACCCAGACACCCCGGGGGCAGATACCAACTACCTGCGCTACACCGGTGACGAGCACATTGTTCTCGGCGGTACCGCCCTCGATGACATCATGATCTCCAGCATCGGTGACGACACCCTGCATGGCGATGAGGGTAACGACCGGCTCGAAGGGGGCGACGGTAACGATATCGTCCTCGGCGGCGCCGGCGATGACATCCTCACCGACCAGGGTGGCGAGGACAATATGCAGGGCGGTGATGGCAACGACGCCATTCATGGCGGCAACAGCATCGACCTGATCCTCGGCGGCTTCGGCAAGGACTTCATCGTCACCGGTGAAGACGGCGACGAGACCTTCGGCGGCCCGGGCAACGACTTCATCCTGGGCGACATCGCCGACGAGTTCGTGTTCGGTAACGAGGGCGACGACTGGCTCGAGCTGGGCATGGCCGACGGCAGCGCGGGGGACAACTTCGATGTACGCGGGCTGGATGCGACCATCGGTAACGATGTGTTCATCGGCGGCGGCAGTATCGACCGCATGAATGGCGAGGGCGGCGATGACGTCATGATGGGCAATGGTGGCCCGACCGACCGCTACATCGGTGGCTCGGGCTTCGACTGGGCGCTGTTCCGGGATAACCCGGAAGGTGCCTACGTCGACATGCGCCTGCGCGCCTTCAATGAAGTGATTCTGCCACCGTCCAACGGCTCGTCGCTTGCCCGCTTCGAGTCCACGGAAGGCCTGTCCGGTTCGGCTCACAGTGACATTCTGCTGGGCGATGACTTCGATGCCGCCATGATCGCGGCGTCCGGTTTCCGCGGCAGCGTGCTGACCAACATCTCGCTCGTCGAAGGCCTGCAGGGCTTCCTCGACGGCATGCTTGGTACGCCGACCATACCGACTGTGACCTCGTTCGGCGCCGGTAACATCATCCTCGGTGGCGACGGCAGCGACCTGCTGCAAGGTAATGGCGGCGACGACCTGATCGACGGCGACCTGTGGATGAACGTCCGCATCAGCGTGCGCGAGAACAGCGACGGCACCGGCGCAGAGATTGGCAGTGCCAACAGCATGGCGGAATTGGTGGACGACGTGTTCGCCGGCATCATCAATCCGGGCCAGCTGGTCATCGTTCGGGAAATCCTGCCTGGAGATGGCGGCTTCAACTTCGATACAGCAATGTACGCAGGTCCGTTGGCTAACTACACCATCATCGAGAATGCCAACGGCACCTTCACTGTCACCGACAACGGCCCGGATGGCCTGGGCGGCGTCGAGGGCAGCGACACCCTGCGCAACATCGAGCGCTTGCAGTTCAACGACCAGTCGGTGGTGCTGGTGCCCGGCCTGAATGAAGAACCGGTGGGCCTGGCGTCGATCAACGACAACACCCCGGAAGTTGGCTCCCTGCTCTCGGCTAACGTCGATACGGTGACCGACGCCGACAACCCTGGCATCGGCCGTGTAACCGGCCCGGTGAGCTACCAGTGGCAAGCCGATTTCACCGCCACCGGTGTCTATGAGGACATCGTGGTGATAACCGGCCTGGGCGATGAGCATGCAAATGATCAGACCTTCCGCGTGACCGAAGACCTGGCTGGACTGCAACTGCGGGTCAAGGCCGTCTACCAGGATACCAACGGCGTGCTCGAGACCGTGTTCTCGGCGCCAACCGGTCTGGTTGCTCCAGTTTCGGTCAATGACGCACCGGTCGGCACCATGCTGATCAGCGACACCACGCCGAATGTTGGTCAGCAACTGACGGCCACCCGCGCCTTCACCGATCCGGATGGGCCGGTGCAGCCGGTGCTGTCTTATCAGTGGCAGGCGGGTACTGGCGGGGTGTTCAGCAATATCCTGGGCGCAACCGCTGCTTCCTTCGCGCCGAGCCTGGGATTGACCGGCCAAGAGCTGCGCGTCGTGGTCAGCTATACGGATGACCTCGGCAACCTGGAGACGGTGACTTCGCTGCCGACTGCGGGGGTAGTCAACCTGATTACTGATACGATCGCCAATGATGGCGTGCTTAATGGCACGGCGTTTGATGATGTGATTCAGGGGTTGGCTGGTGATGATGTACTGAATGGCGGTCTAGGTGATGACACGCTCATTGGTGGCCTTGGTAATGACACGCTCAGAGGTCGCGAGGGTAACGACACCATGATCGGTGGCGTCGGCAATGACGTGTATGAAGTCACCGATGCCGGGGACGTAGTGATCGAGCTTGCTGGCGAAGGCATGGACACGATCTGGACAGGACTCCTGAGCTACACGCTGGGAGCCAATGTCGAGAACCTGGTGTACAGCGGTAGCGGCAATTTCACTGGTACCGGCAATGCGCTGGCCAACTCCATCTATGGTGGTAGCGGCAATGACGTACTCAGTGGAGGAGCCGGCAACGATGCGCTTATTGGTGGTCTTGGCAACGACATCCTCAGAGGTCGCGAGGGTAACGACACCATGATCGGTGGCGTCGGCAACGACGTGTATGAAGTCACCGACACCGGGGACGTAGTGATCGAGCTTGCTGGCGAAGGTACGGACACGATCTGGACAGGACTCCTGAGCTACACGCTGGGAGCCAATGTCGAGAACCTGGTGTACAGCGGCAGTGGTAACTTCACAGGCACTGGTAACGCCCTGGCCAACTCCATCTATGGTGGTAGCGGCAATGACGTACTCAGTGGAGGAGCCGGCAACGATGCGCTTATTGGAGGTCTTGGCAACGACATCCTCAGAGGTCGCGAGGGTAACGACACCATGATCGGTGGCGTCGGCAATGACGTGTATGAAGTCACCGATGCCGGGGACGTAGTGATCGAGCTTGCTGGCGAAGGCATGGACACGATCTGGACAGGACTCCTGAGCTACACGCTGGGAGCCAATGTCGAGAACCTGGTGTACAGCGGTAGCGGCAATTTCACTGGTACCGGCAATGCGCTGGCCAACTCCATCTATGGTGGTAGCGGCAATGACGTACTCAGTGGAGGAGCCGGCAACGATGCGCTTATTGGTGGTCTTGGCAACGACATCCTCAGAGGTCGCGAGGGTAACGACACCATGATCGGTGGCGTCGGCAATGACGTGTATGAAGTCACCGATGCCGGGGACGTAGTGATCGAGCTTGCTGGCGAAGGCATGGACACGATCTGGACAGGACTCCTGAGCTACACGCTGGGAGCCAATGTCGAGAACCTGGTGTACAGCGGCAGTGGTAACTTCACAGGCACTGGTAACGCCCTGGCCAACTCCATCTATGGTGGTAGCGGCAATGACGTACTCAATGGAGGAGCCGGCAACGATGCGCTTATTGGCGGCCTCGGCAATGATACCTTCATGTTCGGAGTAGGCTTCGGCGACGACCGCATCATTGACTTCGACGATGATCCGACCGGCGGCCAGGACCTGCTCGACATCGCCGCGTTGGGTGTTACTGACGCCAACTTCGCAACCAACGTGACCATCGCCGATGTCGGCGCGGACACCTTGGTGTCGGTCGCTGGCGGTTCCATCCGCCTGGTCGGCATCGCCGATGCCACCACCATCACCCAAGCCGACTTCACCCTGGCGCTTCTGTAG